One Mangifera indica cultivar Alphonso chromosome 4, CATAS_Mindica_2.1, whole genome shotgun sequence genomic region harbors:
- the LOC123214742 gene encoding serine/arginine-rich splicing factor RSZ21-like isoform X2 produces MSKVYVGNLDPRVNERDLEDEFRIFGVLRSVWVARRPPGYAFVEFDVHRDALDAIRALDGKNGWRVELSHNCKGGGGRGGVRGHGGGDDLKCYECGETGHFARECRLRIGSHGFGSGRRHSPSPRHHSGSGYGYGRRSYSTRGKRSPRRRSKSPQHGHSYSRSPRYRHSRRHSSNANGV; encoded by the exons ATGTCGAAGGTTTACGTTGGGAATTTGGACCCTCGAGTTAATGAAAGGGATCTTGAGGATGAATTTCGCATATTTGGTGTTCTTCGCAG TGTCTGGGTTGCTCGAAGGCCACCAGGATATGCATTTGTTGAGTTTGATGTTCACAGAGATGCTCTAGATGCTATTCGTGCGTTGGATG GGAAGAATGGTTGGCGTGTGGAGCTCTCTCATAATTGTAAGGGTGGTGGAGGTCGTGGTGGTGTACGTGGCCATGGTGGAGGTGATGACTTGAAGTGTTATGAGTGTGGAGAGACTGGTCATTTTGCTCGGGAGTGTCGCTTGCGTATTGGGTCACATGGCTTTGGAAGTGGACGACGTCATAGCCCTAGCCCTCGACACCATAGTGGTTCAGGTTATGGGTATGGGCGAAG GAGTTATAGCACCCGAGGAAAAAGATCTCCACGTCGCCGCAGCAAATCACCCCAACATGGTCACAGTTACAGCAGGTCTCCTCGATATCGCCATTCTCGTCGTCATTCATCTAATGCTAATGG AGTCTAA